Proteins from one Chloroherpetonaceae bacterium genomic window:
- a CDS encoding histidine kinase, translating into MFEKKENQDRVERESDPSSHFLLFPRTGRQWLIAVFVMLSIAILANGSINLIKWIYGVTDDTDPMWKGFLMSIEYTVILSMMQLITGELASKYFPLRNRIHVIYHILIQILSTVVSIYIAREIEIIFIGSCVLPAEVFTAVMSVSVIFSIIGNSVYYLIYFYREAKDARQRALESELKALRAQINPHFLFNTLNSISALITLKPEVAESVTQNLADLFRYSLRSSKHPLVSLKDEIDSVHLYLDIEKVRFGERLRSSVIVDQDLENALVPSLILQPLVENSVKHGANKTEGQFFIHLTVLKKDSEIEIIVHDSGEGFDLTSNIDYFSKGTGLQNVRERLRLTYKGEARFHLEKNAVILNFPFIEISSTSPELISTLKSTPL; encoded by the coding sequence ATGTTTGAAAAGAAAGAGAATCAAGATCGCGTCGAAAGAGAAAGTGACCCTTCTTCCCACTTTCTCCTTTTTCCAAGAACGGGTCGGCAATGGTTAATAGCCGTGTTTGTAATGCTATCAATTGCAATTTTAGCTAATGGTTCGATAAATCTTATCAAATGGATTTACGGTGTAACAGATGATACCGACCCAATGTGGAAGGGTTTTCTGATGTCCATTGAATACACTGTCATTCTTTCGATGATGCAGTTAATCACAGGCGAGTTAGCATCAAAGTACTTTCCGCTCCGAAATCGTATTCATGTCATTTATCACATTTTGATTCAAATTCTTTCTACTGTCGTATCCATCTATATTGCACGTGAAATTGAAATTATTTTCATAGGCTCTTGCGTCCTTCCGGCTGAAGTATTTACAGCGGTAATGTCTGTTTCCGTGATTTTTTCCATCATTGGGAATTCTGTCTATTATCTTATTTATTTTTACCGTGAAGCTAAAGATGCGCGACAGCGTGCATTGGAATCGGAGTTAAAAGCACTTCGAGCTCAAATCAATCCGCACTTTTTATTTAATACCCTCAATTCTATTTCTGCACTTATCACCTTGAAACCGGAGGTTGCAGAATCGGTTACACAAAATTTAGCTGACTTATTCCGTTACAGTCTTCGCTCCTCTAAGCATCCCTTAGTTTCACTAAAAGATGAAATTGATTCTGTTCATCTTTATTTAGACATCGAAAAGGTTCGATTTGGGGAGCGACTCCGTTCGTCTGTGATTGTTGATCAAGATTTAGAAAATGCATTGGTTCCAAGCCTCATTTTGCAGCCACTCGTGGAAAATTCAGTTAAGCACGGTGCAAATAAAACGGAAGGGCAATTTTTTATCCACCTTACGGTTTTGAAAAAAGACTCTGAAATTGAAATCATCGTTCATGATTCCGGTGAAGGATTCGACCTGACTTCAAACATCGATTACTTCTCTAAAGGCACCGGACTTCAAAATGTTCGTGAACGACTCCGATTGACTTATAAGGGTGAAGCACGCTTCCATCTTGAAAAAAATGCGGTTATTCTCAATTTTCCATTTATAGAAATTTCTTCAACATCTCCCGAATTAATTTCTACACTTAAATCCACTCCTTTATGA
- a CDS encoding TonB-dependent receptor: MKYFISLFVALFISGAIFAQETGVIEGQVLDRDTQQEIIGAKVEVVGTKLGTITNAFGTFQLKGLTPGTYRLRVTAPEYKSTIRSDVRVGSTQSTKLSIELKIDSYAQGEVVITATRSFEQKEDTRVSSNVLTQEEIRRAPGSAEDVSRMVQVLPGVVSGSDARNDIIARGGSPSENFLMVDGIEVPNINHYAAQGASGGPIGMINVDFLNDVNFSAGGFGAKYGDRLSSIMDIKYRDGDKRDFHGKFDMGLGGFGAIVEGPIQTEKSSFLFSARRSYLDLILGGTGLTGVPNYWNFNLKGTLELSPNHQLALIGLGGIDQIRFKDFSSDNVAAVSNQDLNYDAWQFVAGVSHRWLISNTTFVRTSVSTNTYYRDVRGDSVSLNASNEEIGRTLDFRNESTDRENVLIRSDFSHRISPLDLVEVGLVMRSITSNNDIFLRAGTDASGFNPNIFINQTTNAFKAGAYTQYTRNFGTQFSVTAGVRWDYFDYISDQHAFSPRISATYEISENLRFNVGGGLYQQAPSLFWLIADERNRQVDWMKTYQAVAGFEFFPDEDLKISVEAYTKEYRDYPISGVNPQFIYSSAGAGFDNRFEYIFTGSNGYARGIEFFIQKKLTDKFYGMLSYGFSDIRFVDGFGTERSSAFDYRHVLTAIGGYKITDALEVSAKFRFAGGRPYTPFDLAQSQSLNRGILDYANTNSARFNDYRRLDIRIDYRFNLVGWNMLFFIDLQNVANFENVEQIIWNNKQNREDRLLQWQFLPVGGFKAEF, encoded by the coding sequence ATGAAATATTTCATCAGTTTGTTTGTGGCATTGTTTATTTCGGGAGCGATTTTTGCGCAAGAGACGGGAGTTATTGAAGGGCAAGTTCTTGACCGAGATACACAGCAAGAAATCATTGGAGCAAAAGTTGAAGTTGTTGGAACAAAACTTGGAACCATCACCAACGCTTTCGGTACATTTCAGCTCAAAGGTCTAACTCCGGGTACCTATCGATTAAGAGTAACAGCACCTGAATATAAATCCACAATACGGAGCGATGTGCGGGTTGGAAGCACACAGAGCACAAAACTATCAATTGAATTAAAGATTGATTCTTATGCGCAAGGTGAGGTGGTTATTACAGCGACGCGTTCCTTCGAACAAAAGGAAGACACCAGAGTGAGTTCGAATGTGTTGACACAAGAAGAAATTCGCCGTGCGCCCGGGTCTGCGGAGGATGTCAGTCGAATGGTACAAGTTTTACCGGGAGTTGTATCGGGTTCTGATGCAAGAAACGATATTATCGCGCGGGGGGGGTCGCCATCTGAAAATTTTCTGATGGTGGATGGAATTGAGGTTCCTAACATCAATCATTATGCGGCACAAGGTGCTTCCGGCGGGCCGATTGGAATGATCAATGTTGATTTTTTAAACGATGTCAATTTTAGTGCCGGAGGATTTGGTGCGAAGTACGGCGATCGGCTTTCTTCCATAATGGATATTAAGTATCGAGACGGCGATAAGCGCGATTTTCACGGCAAGTTTGATATGGGGCTCGGCGGATTTGGGGCAATTGTTGAAGGCCCGATTCAAACTGAAAAGAGCTCTTTCCTTTTTTCAGCGAGGCGGAGTTATTTGGATTTAATTCTTGGAGGAACCGGATTAACCGGCGTGCCTAATTATTGGAATTTTAATTTAAAGGGAACCTTAGAACTTTCTCCAAATCATCAACTTGCTTTAATTGGGTTGGGTGGTATTGATCAAATTCGATTTAAAGATTTTAGCAGCGATAATGTCGCCGCGGTTTCGAATCAAGATTTGAATTACGACGCGTGGCAATTTGTCGCAGGAGTTTCTCATCGCTGGTTGATTAGCAACACCACTTTTGTGCGAACTTCTGTTTCGACGAATACTTACTATCGTGATGTTCGCGGAGATAGTGTTTCACTGAATGCTTCAAATGAAGAAATTGGGCGAACGCTTGACTTTCGTAATGAATCAACCGATCGTGAAAATGTCTTGATTCGTTCAGATTTCTCGCATCGCATTTCTCCGCTTGACCTTGTGGAAGTTGGTTTGGTGATGAGGTCGATAACAAGCAATAATGATATTTTTTTAAGGGCCGGAACTGATGCGTCCGGTTTCAACCCCAATATTTTTATCAACCAAACGACCAATGCATTTAAGGCAGGCGCTTATACTCAGTACACGAGAAATTTTGGTACTCAATTCAGCGTCACAGCGGGAGTAAGATGGGATTACTTTGATTACATCAGTGATCAGCATGCATTCTCACCGCGAATTTCAGCAACTTATGAAATCAGCGAAAACCTAAGGTTCAATGTGGGAGGAGGTTTATATCAACAAGCTCCTTCGCTTTTTTGGCTCATTGCCGACGAGCGGAATCGTCAAGTTGATTGGATGAAAACTTATCAAGCTGTTGCGGGTTTTGAATTTTTCCCGGACGAAGATCTTAAAATTTCGGTGGAAGCATACACAAAAGAGTATCGTGACTATCCTATTAGCGGTGTAAATCCGCAGTTCATTTATTCAAGTGCCGGCGCCGGATTCGATAATCGATTCGAATATATTTTTACCGGTTCAAACGGTTATGCCCGCGGGATTGAATTTTTTATTCAAAAGAAATTAACCGACAAGTTTTATGGGATGCTCAGTTACGGATTTTCAGATATTCGCTTCGTTGATGGCTTCGGTACGGAGCGTTCAAGTGCTTTTGATTACCGTCATGTTCTTACCGCTATTGGAGGATATAAAATTACAGATGCGCTTGAAGTCTCGGCGAAATTCAGATTTGCAGGAGGCCGTCCATACACGCCTTTTGATTTAGCGCAATCTCAATCCTTAAATCGTGGTATTTTAGACTACGCCAATACAAATTCCGCGCGATTTAATGACTATCGGCGGTTGGACATCCGTATTGATTATCGTTTCAATTTAGTCGGTTGGAATATGCTATTCTTTATTGACTTACAAAATGTGGCAAATTTTGAAAATGTTGAGCAAATTATCTGGAATAACAAACAAAATCGCGAAGATCGATTATTACAGTGGCAGTTTTTACCTGTTGGCGGTTTCAAAGCGGAGTTTTAA
- the umuD gene encoding translesion error-prone DNA polymerase V autoproteolytic subunit translates to MKIVDELEFSSEIVEVPLFASLVRAGAAQFADDYVDTFFSLDASLVKHSKGVFCVKVSGDSMVNAGIFEGDILIVDTQEEPSNGKIIIASVENGVTVKRLMIKDTEMFLLPANPKYDPIRIDHEMDFRIVGVVTHVIKKAL, encoded by the coding sequence ATGAAAATTGTTGATGAATTAGAATTCAGTTCTGAAATCGTAGAGGTGCCACTCTTTGCCTCTTTGGTTCGAGCCGGTGCCGCGCAATTTGCCGATGACTATGTCGATACTTTCTTTTCTCTCGATGCTTCTCTTGTTAAGCATTCGAAAGGGGTCTTCTGTGTCAAAGTTTCAGGAGATTCAATGGTGAATGCAGGAATTTTTGAAGGCGATATTCTGATTGTAGATACTCAAGAAGAGCCAAGCAACGGAAAAATTATTATTGCTTCAGTTGAAAATGGGGTTACCGTCAAACGCTTGATGATAAAAGACACTGAAATGTTCCTTCTACCGGCAAATCCGAAGTATGACCCGATTCGTATCGATCACGAAATGGATTTTCGTATTGTGGGAGTAGTAACGCATGTCATCAAAAAAGCATTGTAA
- a CDS encoding pyridoxal-phosphate dependent enzyme, which produces MTMWHNSILETIGNTPLVRLNRITKGFQSTVLTKIETTNPGGSIKDRIAVSMIEEAEQKGLLKPGATIVEWTAGNTGIGLALVCAVKGYKSIFVMPDKVSQEKIDLLRALGSEVVITPTAVKPEDPRSVYSVVEHLAKTVPNAFYPNQFENPANPRIHSETTGREIWEQTEGKVTHVFAAAGTGGTATGIARFLKSKNPNIKVIAVDPIGSAYREFFKSGKMPAEMGLYKVEGMGGSKIPKTIDFSVLDDVMQVSDLDAFNCGRKLSRMEGIFAGGSSGATLFAALQIAQSLPSSAVVVAMITDSGERYISKMYNDQWMKENNFIQPFASGKSELTAYDILRAKKVADLIYVTPETPLFETFELMKHHEISQVPVISDGAPIGSISEKTILNILLRDESAKNNKVIGYMEKAFPIHAPETLLADLTQELSRETNAVLIGDFASHEFHILTRSDLIAAITA; this is translated from the coding sequence ATGACAATGTGGCATAATAGCATCTTAGAAACTATTGGGAATACGCCCCTCGTCCGATTAAATCGAATTACCAAAGGATTTCAATCAACCGTTTTGACAAAAATTGAAACCACAAACCCCGGTGGCAGTATCAAAGATCGTATCGCAGTTTCGATGATTGAGGAGGCTGAACAAAAGGGCCTCTTAAAGCCGGGAGCCACAATTGTTGAATGGACAGCCGGAAATACAGGAATCGGTCTTGCGCTTGTCTGCGCCGTAAAAGGATATAAGTCCATTTTTGTAATGCCCGATAAGGTTTCCCAAGAAAAAATTGATTTACTCAGAGCATTGGGGTCTGAAGTTGTTATTACACCAACAGCCGTAAAGCCTGAAGACCCAAGAAGTGTGTACAGTGTTGTTGAGCATCTAGCAAAAACAGTTCCGAACGCCTTTTATCCTAATCAATTTGAAAACCCCGCAAATCCAAGAATTCATTCCGAAACAACCGGTCGTGAAATTTGGGAACAAACCGAAGGAAAGGTGACGCACGTTTTTGCCGCGGCAGGTACAGGGGGAACTGCAACAGGGATTGCACGATTCCTTAAATCAAAAAACCCTAATATCAAAGTCATTGCTGTTGACCCAATCGGCTCAGCTTATCGCGAATTCTTTAAATCAGGAAAAATGCCCGCGGAAATGGGTCTCTACAAAGTTGAAGGAATGGGTGGATCAAAGATTCCAAAAACAATTGACTTTTCCGTTCTTGATGACGTAATGCAAGTCAGCGACCTCGATGCCTTTAACTGCGGCCGTAAACTTTCAAGAATGGAAGGAATTTTCGCAGGAGGCTCGTCCGGCGCAACGCTTTTTGCCGCGCTGCAAATCGCACAGTCACTTCCAAGTTCTGCAGTAGTTGTTGCTATGATTACCGATTCAGGAGAAAGGTACATTAGCAAAATGTACAACGATCAATGGATGAAAGAAAACAACTTTATTCAGCCCTTTGCTTCCGGTAAATCGGAATTGACCGCTTATGATATTCTTAGAGCAAAAAAAGTTGCTGATTTAATTTATGTTACCCCGGAAACGCCGCTCTTCGAAACTTTTGAACTCATGAAGCATCATGAAATCTCTCAAGTTCCTGTCATATCAGATGGCGCGCCTATCGGGAGCATTTCCGAAAAAACAATTTTGAACATTTTACTTCGCGATGAATCTGCCAAAAATAACAAGGTTATTGGGTATATGGAAAAGGCCTTCCCTATTCATGCCCCAGAAACATTACTTGCAGATTTAACTCAAGAACTTAGCCGTGAAACAAATGCCGTATTAATCGGCGACTTTGCTTCACACGAGTTTCACATTTTGACCCGTTCCGATCTAATTGCAGCTATAACCGCGTAA
- the rpsU gene encoding 30S ribosomal protein S21 has product MVGVQILDNETIDKMLKRFKKKYERSGVLKEFRKRTYFTKDSVESRLKNSRSKRRAQRANEEANS; this is encoded by the coding sequence TTGGTCGGCGTTCAAATCCTAGATAACGAAACTATCGATAAAATGCTCAAGCGCTTCAAAAAGAAGTACGAGCGTTCCGGAGTTTTGAAAGAATTTCGTAAAAGAACTTATTTCACAAAAGATTCTGTGGAATCTCGCCTCAAGAATTCACGCTCTAAGCGGAGGGCTCAAAGGGCAAATGAAGAAGCAAATTCTTAA
- the aroA gene encoding 3-phosphoshikimate 1-carboxyvinyltransferase, translating into MSHRFEGEILDLPSDKSISHRSALIAALAKGTTHIERFSTGLDNQTTLTVLQELGLTIREYRNLSSPEEPYSIEIHSEGLWSFKQPKKYLQCNNSGSTIRMLAGILSAQPFCTTLVGDASLMKRPMKRIQGPLMQMGAQISLSPNGTAPVQVCGTKNLIPSEFNLPIASAQVKSAIIFAALHAEGETRIQEPLQTRNHTELMLGLIQNQINQNDQNDSPIEPPIISIQGPFQIEAKPFKIPADPSAACFLVALGLLATQAHIAIRNVCLNQTRTGFLKVVKRGGANLTFENKRIESGEQVGDIIISNQKIASPLRLEDPTEVANVIDEIPMLSVLSAFSTGSFFVTNAKELRAKECDRISALVQNLQAMGFICNEWPEGFEVIKRDREPKTSVAINTFHDHRIAMAFEIIKVAKSELIDLSETASIPVSFPNFFNVIKKLKVA; encoded by the coding sequence ATGTCACACCGTTTTGAAGGAGAAATACTTGATCTCCCTTCCGATAAATCAATTTCCCATCGCTCTGCCCTAATCGCAGCATTGGCAAAAGGTACGACACATATCGAGCGATTTTCGACAGGCTTGGATAATCAAACCACTTTAACTGTTTTACAAGAATTGGGACTAACGATTCGAGAATATCGAAATCTCTCAAGCCCCGAAGAGCCTTATTCCATTGAAATCCACTCCGAAGGGCTTTGGTCCTTTAAGCAGCCAAAAAAATATCTACAATGCAATAACTCCGGCTCAACGATTCGTATGCTCGCCGGAATTCTCTCTGCCCAACCATTTTGTACAACGCTTGTCGGCGATGCCTCTTTGATGAAGCGGCCGATGAAACGAATTCAAGGGCCTTTGATGCAAATGGGTGCTCAAATCTCACTCTCTCCCAACGGAACAGCACCGGTTCAAGTCTGCGGCACAAAAAATCTCATACCATCAGAATTCAATCTTCCGATTGCCTCTGCACAAGTGAAATCGGCAATTATTTTTGCAGCACTTCATGCTGAGGGTGAAACACGAATTCAAGAACCACTTCAAACCCGAAATCACACGGAACTGATGTTGGGACTGATTCAAAACCAAATCAATCAAAATGATCAAAATGATTCACCCATTGAACCGCCAATAATTTCAATTCAAGGTCCGTTTCAAATTGAAGCGAAGCCATTTAAGATTCCGGCAGATCCTTCTGCTGCATGTTTTCTTGTTGCATTAGGTTTGCTTGCCACACAAGCTCATATCGCAATTCGTAATGTATGTCTCAATCAAACCCGAACCGGATTTCTAAAAGTGGTAAAAAGAGGCGGTGCTAATCTGACCTTCGAAAACAAACGGATTGAATCTGGAGAACAGGTTGGTGATATCATTATTTCAAATCAAAAAATCGCCTCTCCTCTAAGGCTTGAAGACCCTACAGAAGTAGCTAATGTGATTGATGAAATTCCAATGCTTTCAGTTCTCTCAGCATTTTCAACGGGCTCCTTTTTTGTAACGAATGCAAAAGAATTGCGCGCAAAAGAATGCGATAGAATTTCTGCATTAGTTCAAAATCTTCAAGCGATGGGATTCATTTGTAATGAGTGGCCGGAGGGATTCGAGGTCATCAAAAGAGATCGAGAACCAAAAACAAGTGTAGCCATTAATACTTTTCACGACCATAGAATTGCAATGGCGTTTGAAATTATTAAAGTTGCGAAAAGTGAATTAATTGATTTATCTGAAACGGCCAGCATCCCGGTTTCTTTTCCAAACTTTTTTAATGTCATAAAAAAATTGAAGGTTGCTTAA
- a CDS encoding Yip1 family protein has translation MKVRELFGRVFTILFRSNVAWKKIHEEPVYDSQDLLRDYALPLIFTTVFFRLAFYGGRYQISLKAVIYTLIAFVILMLSLFVTSSFIHHLSPRFRSTLDRLSATKLSVYGSTPIWVILFFSGTSPATLAGWLFIPIGFVYSLYLFSTGVSIMMNTPKEREAGFLGAISITLVTIYAISFLLLKGASRALLEFPI, from the coding sequence ATGAAAGTAAGAGAGCTTTTTGGCAGAGTTTTTACGATTTTATTTCGGTCGAATGTGGCTTGGAAAAAAATTCATGAGGAACCGGTTTATGATTCTCAAGACCTTCTGCGTGATTACGCCCTTCCATTGATATTTACGACCGTTTTTTTTCGGCTTGCGTTTTATGGCGGTAGGTATCAAATTTCCTTAAAAGCTGTTATTTATACCCTGATTGCATTTGTGATTTTGATGCTCTCCCTCTTTGTCACAAGCAGTTTTATTCATCATCTCTCTCCAAGGTTTAGATCTACTTTGGATCGATTAAGCGCAACAAAACTCAGTGTTTATGGCTCTACCCCGATTTGGGTAATCCTTTTCTTTTCAGGAACCTCACCAGCCACTTTAGCAGGGTGGTTATTTATCCCAATCGGTTTTGTTTATTCTCTTTATCTATTCTCAACTGGGGTATCAATTATGATGAACACGCCAAAAGAGCGCGAAGCCGGATTTTTAGGAGCGATTTCCATTACCCTTGTTACCATTTATGCAATCTCTTTTTTGCTTCTCAAAGGAGCATCTCGGGCTTTGCTTGAATTTCCGATTTAA
- a CDS encoding UDP-glucose/GDP-mannose dehydrogenase family protein has translation MGLNVAVIGTGYVGLVAGTCFAETGNNVICVDVVKEKVEKLSNGVITIFEPGLEVIFKRNLREGRLHFTTDLKSAVESSQVIFLALPTPPGEDGSADLKYVLTAARDIGKIMNDYKVIVDKSTVPVGTAEKVHKALSEHAKVEFDVVSNPEFLREGVAVDDFLKPERVVIGSSSERAIAVMRELYEPFVRQGNPILVMDERSAEMTKYAANAMLALRISFMNEIANVCERAGANVDHVRRGIGTDSRIGKQFLYAGIGYGGSCFPKDVQALIKTSEEFHYDFRILKAVEDVNYAQKHSIVTKLDLHFGGKENLKGKHIALWGLAFKPNTDDIREAPSLVIIDHLLERGAKVSAYDPEAAMKHVQGIYGDKVQFASSDYEALEGADALVIVTEWNEFRNPDFSKMKSLMKAPVIFDGRNVYDPQKIRSMGFIYSSVGRQ, from the coding sequence ATGGGCTTAAATGTTGCTGTTATTGGAACCGGTTATGTTGGATTAGTGGCCGGTACCTGTTTTGCCGAAACCGGAAATAATGTTATTTGTGTTGATGTCGTGAAAGAGAAAGTTGAAAAGCTTTCGAATGGTGTCATTACAATTTTTGAACCGGGTCTTGAAGTTATTTTCAAACGCAATCTTCGTGAAGGGCGCTTGCATTTTACGACGGATTTAAAATCGGCCGTTGAATCCTCACAAGTCATTTTTTTAGCGTTACCGACGCCTCCGGGTGAAGATGGCTCAGCAGATTTGAAGTATGTGCTTACTGCCGCTCGTGATATTGGGAAAATCATGAATGACTATAAAGTCATCGTTGATAAAAGTACGGTTCCGGTTGGTACCGCTGAAAAGGTTCACAAAGCGCTTTCAGAGCATGCCAAAGTAGAATTTGATGTGGTTAGCAATCCTGAATTTTTACGAGAAGGGGTAGCTGTTGATGACTTTTTAAAACCTGAGCGGGTTGTCATCGGGAGTTCCTCGGAGCGCGCAATTGCGGTTATGAGAGAATTGTATGAACCCTTTGTCCGCCAAGGCAATCCGATTTTGGTGATGGATGAGCGAAGCGCTGAAATGACAAAATATGCCGCAAATGCGATGCTAGCATTGCGCATATCGTTTATGAATGAAATTGCGAATGTTTGCGAACGCGCCGGCGCTAATGTTGATCATGTTCGCCGAGGAATCGGTACAGATTCAAGAATTGGAAAACAATTTTTATATGCCGGAATCGGTTACGGAGGAAGCTGTTTTCCTAAAGATGTTCAAGCTTTGATTAAAACCTCTGAAGAGTTTCATTATGACTTTAGAATTCTGAAAGCCGTAGAAGATGTGAATTATGCACAGAAGCACTCAATTGTCACAAAACTTGATCTTCATTTTGGTGGCAAAGAAAATCTGAAAGGAAAGCACATTGCACTTTGGGGATTAGCCTTTAAGCCAAACACCGATGATATTCGAGAGGCACCGTCTTTGGTAATTATCGATCATCTTCTTGAACGAGGCGCCAAGGTTTCTGCTTACGACCCGGAAGCAGCGATGAAACATGTCCAAGGGATATATGGCGATAAGGTTCAGTTTGCATCGAGCGACTATGAAGCCCTTGAAGGTGCAGATGCATTGGTGATTGTCACAGAATGGAATGAATTTAGAAACCCGGACTTTTCAAAAATGAAATCGTTGATGAAAGCTCCGGTAATTTTTGATGGTAGAAATGTCTATGATCCTCAAAAAATTAGATCAATGGGATTCATTTATTCAAGTGTAGGAAGACAGTAA
- the atpD gene encoding F0F1 ATP synthase subunit beta produces the protein MQEGVIAQIIGPVVDVDFLDGDLPSILTALVVNRPNGEKLVLEVQQHMGQERVRTIAMDASEGLVRGMKVINTGKPISTPVGSGVLGRLLNVVGEPIDGKGPVQSDKSYSIHRPSPLFENLSTSVQMFETGIKVIDLLAPYSRGGKTGLFGGAGVGKTVIIQELINNLAKFYNGYSVFAGVGERTREGNDLMLEMEESNVIKNTALVFGQMNEPPGARSRVALTGLAICEYFRDEENRDVLLFIDNIFRFTQAGSEVSALLGRMPSAVGYQPTLATEMGALQDRIVSTNKGSITSVQAIYVPADDLTDPAPATAFTHLDATTVLSRQIAEMGIYPAVDPLDSTSRILDPNILGKEHYEVAQGVKLILQRYKDLQDIIAILGMDELSDDDKATVNRARRIQRFLSQPFFVAEQFTGMPGKYIKLEDTIRSFKEILEGRHDNLPEAAFHLVGTIEDAIEKAKTLGN, from the coding sequence ATGCAAGAAGGTGTCATTGCCCAAATTATCGGCCCGGTTGTCGATGTTGATTTTCTCGATGGAGATCTTCCATCAATTCTAACCGCTTTGGTTGTAAACAGGCCTAATGGTGAAAAATTAGTTTTAGAGGTTCAACAGCATATGGGTCAAGAGCGCGTAAGAACCATTGCAATGGATGCCTCGGAAGGACTGGTTCGGGGAATGAAAGTGATTAACACCGGTAAGCCAATTAGTACGCCGGTCGGAAGCGGAGTGTTAGGAAGATTGCTGAATGTCGTTGGAGAACCCATTGATGGAAAAGGTCCTGTTCAATCCGATAAATCATATTCGATTCACCGTCCTTCACCCTTGTTCGAAAACCTTTCCACAAGTGTGCAAATGTTTGAAACCGGAATTAAGGTGATCGATCTTTTGGCTCCTTATTCAAGAGGAGGAAAAACGGGTCTTTTCGGAGGTGCGGGAGTAGGTAAAACGGTTATCATTCAAGAGTTAATTAATAATCTTGCTAAATTTTATAATGGTTATTCAGTATTTGCCGGAGTTGGTGAGCGTACACGCGAAGGAAATGATTTGATGCTTGAAATGGAGGAATCCAATGTTATTAAAAATACAGCGCTCGTATTTGGTCAAATGAATGAACCACCGGGTGCACGTTCAAGAGTTGCATTGACGGGATTAGCCATTTGTGAATATTTCAGAGACGAAGAAAATCGGGATGTGCTTCTCTTTATCGATAACATTTTCCGCTTTACTCAAGCAGGTTCTGAAGTATCGGCCTTGCTTGGTCGTATGCCAAGCGCTGTCGGTTATCAACCGACCCTCGCTACAGAAATGGGCGCTTTGCAAGATCGAATTGTCTCCACGAATAAGGGCTCAATTACTTCTGTTCAAGCAATTTATGTTCCTGCAGACGACTTAACAGACCCGGCACCTGCAACAGCTTTTACTCACCTTGATGCGACAACCGTGCTCTCACGGCAAATTGCTGAAATGGGGATTTACCCTGCTGTTGACCCGCTCGATTCAACCTCAAGAATACTTGACCCCAATATTCTTGGAAAAGAGCACTATGAAGTTGCTCAAGGGGTGAAACTAATTCTTCAGCGTTACAAAGATCTTCAAGATATTATTGCCATTTTGGGGATGGATGAACTCTCTGACGATGACAAAGCAACCGTTAATCGAGCACGAAGAATTCAGAGATTCCTATCTCAACCATTCTTTGTTGCCGAGCAATTTACAGGTATGCCCGGTAAGTATATTAAACTTGAAGATACTATCCGCAGCTTTAAAGAAATTTTGGAAGGCCGTCACGATAATCTTCCTGAAGCGGCGTTTCACCTTGTAGGTACAATTGAAGACGCAATTGAAAAGGCCAAAACTTTGGGTAACTAA
- a CDS encoding F0F1 ATP synthase subunit epsilon: MAQQLQPFQFEILSPSKKVFSGDVISVTAPGFDGLFQVLKDHAPYLSSLTSGEVTVELTDKTKQSFSIDGGFFEVNANKAVILTEGNA; this comes from the coding sequence ATGGCTCAACAGTTGCAACCGTTTCAATTTGAAATTCTCTCACCGTCAAAAAAAGTTTTCAGCGGTGATGTAATAAGCGTAACAGCCCCCGGTTTCGACGGTTTATTTCAAGTCCTAAAAGATCATGCTCCCTATTTATCTTCTTTAACCTCGGGCGAAGTTACCGTCGAATTGACCGATAAAACCAAGCAAAGTTTTTCAATAGACGGCGGTTTCTTTGAAGTCAATGCCAATAAAGCCGTAATTCTTACGGAAGGCAACGCGTAG